The following DNA comes from Bacteroidota bacterium.
AGGTTCCTGTGTCGAAAGGAATAGAAACAGACAAAAGTGTCGAAATTATAGCTCCGCTTTTCACACCGGAGGATCGTATCGTTGTAACCGGAAGCTATGGATTGTCGGATACTGCAAAAATACACATCATAAAATGAAAGACGGGAAAGGGTTTTCGGATTATAAGGTCCCGGTAATGGTCATTATGCTGCTTATTATAGCGGGTGGCATCTTCGTTTATCAGCAAATTCAAACGTCTCTTTTCCCTGAAATTACGTTTCCAAAGATTAAGATTATTGCTGACTGCGGATTACAGCCTGCCGACAAAATGATGATTACCGTTACAAAGCCCCTTGAGAATGCCATAAAGCAAGTACCGAACCTGAAAACCGTTCGAAGTATTACCAGCCGCGGAAGCTGCGAAATATCTGCCTTCTTCAACTGGAATTCCGATATCAATCTTTGCCAGCAATTGATGGAGTCACGAATTGCCGAGATCAAAAATGATTTGCCCGACGGCACACAGCTTACTGTTGAGCAGATGAATCCTTCTATTCTGCTCATCATGGGATTTAAGTTGGAAAGCAATTCAAAGGATTCCATTGCACTGAATCTAATAGCAAACAATATCATCAAGCCATATATTTCTCAGGTGAATGGTGTATCGGCAGTACGCATTCTCGGCGGGAAGAACAAAGAGTATTATGTTACACTCGACCAGAATAAAATGAGCTCTTTTTCCATCACTCCGCAGATGGTGCAGGAAGCTATTGGGCGGGCGAATTTTATCTCCTCAAATGGTTTTGTGAGCGATTATCACCGCATGTATCTTGCCCTTACCGATGCCGTTTTTGATAATAAAGAGGATATTGAAAATTGTGTACTGCGCAGCGATGGCAAGCGTGTGATTAAAGTAAAAGATATAGCGAGTGTTGGTGTGGGAGTACGGCCGGAATATGTTAAGATCAATGCAGACGGCAAGGAATCTCTGCTGATTGGAATTGTGAAACAGCCCAACGCCAACCTGCTCACAGTATCAGAAGATCTGGAAAAGAAAGTTACCGAGCTGAAAACCATCCTGCCAAAGGGTGTCGTTATACAACCCTATTATGTGCAGGCTGATTTTGTGAAAGGCGCGATGCGGAGCGTTACCGATAGCTTATGGATCGGACTTTTACTTGCATTATTTGTCGTTTTCCTTTACCTGCGTTCCGTTAAGGCGGGACTAACCATTTTGTTTACTATCCCGGTAACACTTGGATTGACGCTGATTGTCCTTTACGCCTGTGGCTACACGATTAACATCATGACTCTGGGCGCTATTGCCGCATCCATCGGTCTGATAATTGATGATGCTATTGTGCTTGTTGAACAATTTCATCGAACGCATGAACTGCATCCTGCGGAAAAAAGCAGTTGGCTGGTGTCAACGTCTATCAAACAATTATTCCCGTCCATGCTTGGATCGTCCATCAGCACGATTGTAATATTTATTCCATTCTTTTTGATGAGTGGTGTGGCCGGCGCTTATTTCAAGGTGCTTACTACGACCATGATCATCACACTGGTTTGTTCGTTCTTTGTTACATGGATTGGCCTTAGATATTTTTATGTTTTCCTGCATCGTGATAAGACAAGAATAACAGAGTCAATACCTGCAGTGATACGTCCGAAAAAATGGATATCCTATTTTTCACGTAATCCAGTTTGGAGTATCATTTTTATTGTGCTTCTACTGGCTTCATCTGCCTTGTTATTTACGAAACTTGAAAAAGGTTTTCTTCCCGAAATGGATGAAGGTTCCATTGTGCTGGATTATGTTTCACCACCGGGAACATCGCTGGAAGAAACCGACCGTATGCTGAAGGAAGTTGAGAAGATTATTGCCAAAATACCGGAAGTGGAAAGCTACTCGCGACGAACCGGAACACAGATGGGGTTTTTTATTACGGAACCCAACACAGGCGATTATCTGATACAATTAAAAACTCAGAGAAGCCGCACTACAGAAGAAGTCACAAGCGAACTTCGTCAGCGCATTGAAGCCACGCAGCCGGCATTGCGTGTGGATTTTGGGCAAGTGATAGGCGATATGCTGGGCGACCTGATGGCTTCGGTACAGCCTGTCGAGATTAAAATTTTCGGTGATGATCATGAAAAATTAAAGGAAATTGCCGGTCAAGTCTCGGCTGTTGTTGAAGCAACGCCCGGCACAGCCGATGTATTCGATGGCATAACCGTTGTTGGCCCGGCTATAAATGTGCAGCCCGATCAGTCAAAACTGGCACTGTACCAGATCTCGCCGGCCGATTTTCAGAGTCAGGTAAAATTACAGCTCGAAGGTTTGGAATGTGGCAGCATTCCGGAAAAAGAACAGCTAACTGCAATCCGGCTTCTGTATCCCGGAACATTTAAATTGCCCATTAGTAAGCTATCCGGACAAAATATATTTCTTCCAACTGGAAAACTTTTGCCAATGTCGTCAGTGGCCGATATTCATATTGACGAAGGTGACGTAGAGATAGAACGCGAAAATCTTCAGACAATGGTGGCCGTTACCGGACGTCTTGAGAACCGTGATCTGGGCGGCGTAATGAAAGATATTCAAACTAATGTCAAGCATAAGGTTAATACGCCTAAGGGTTACCATATTGATTATGGGGGCGCTTATGCCGAACAGCAGCAATCATTCAAGGAGCTGCTTATGATTCTTTTTCTTGCAAGTTCATTGGTCTTTTTGCTGATACTGATTCTTTTCAAAGATTTAAAAGCATCGCTGCTCATTTTATTTATTTCTGTAATTGGCGCCGGGGGAAGTGTACTGGCACTTTTCCTGACAGGCACGCCGCTTAATGTGGGCAGCTATACCGGCCTGATTATGATTGTGGGAATAGTTGGCGAAAATGCTATTTTCACGTTTAGGCAATTCACGCAATGTCGGCTGGATATGGACATCAGAACAGCCATTAATACGGCTGTTTCTTTGCGTTTACGCCCGAACCTGATGACAGCCTTCGGAGCTATTATTGCCTTAATGCCGCTGGCACTGGGCATAGGAACAGGTTCGCAGTTACATCAACCACTTGCAACGGCTGTTATCGGAGGGTTTCTTGTCGCTATTCCTCTGCTGACGGTTGTTTTACCTTCGTTAATGATGCTGTTTTACTGGGAGAAGGATATAGTCTAAAGAAAATTATTTATAGTATTCATAACGGAATTTTCTTTCTGTTTCAACCGTATTGGAAGTATAATTGAAACGAATTATTGGACTTATTTTTATAATCAATATGGTAATTTTGATTTGATTACCATGAGTTGGACGTTTCTTTTGAAGCATTTTATCATTTCTTGGTTTACCCCTCCGCATAAAGGATAAATAAACATCTGCCGAGGATAAGGGTAAGGCGGTTGCATTTTATTCGTAAGGTTTGCTACGTGTCATTTTTTATTGTCTAATCCCTTTTTCAGTTCTATACCCTTTTGTGTAAGCCGGTATTTCTGTTTTATGCTTTTAGGCGTTTCGGGTAAGGTCATTTCAACATAACCGGCTTCTATTGCAGGGTAGAGATAATTATCGCGAAAATTTCCTGAGTGTCGTAAGTCAAGTAACTCCATTAATTCCGTGCGGCTTTTATTCTTTGATAGTACCATAATAAGCCTTATAACCAACTCATCAACATGGTCGGTAACATGGTCGGTAACATAGTCGGTAACATGGTCGGTGGCTTGTTCGGCAGGTCTCCAGATAATAACTTTAAAACCTTCTGATAAATCAAATACAGGCTCCTTTAATCCAGCTTCTTTTGTTAATCTGTAAATCTCTCCGGTTCCAGTTCCGAAACGTTCAATATAGCCTGCCTGATACATCGGCTCGGCTAAGCGCGGATTCGTTGGATAGGAGGAATGATCTGCCTTTAATTGGGAGATGCTTAATTCAGGTGCCAGACGACCGGGGTTAGATATTTCAAGGCGATTGGCAAACAGCATCACCTGAACACTGCCATTGCTCGTATAATCACGATGAGCCACAGCATTGACTATTGCCTCGGCAATAACAGCCTTCGGTATTTCATATTGTATGGGTGCCTGAGTGCTTATATCCCTTATTCCAACAGAGACGCTTATTTTGGACAAAATAAAGTCAACCGCCTGATCAACCTGCTCAAATACGTCTCCCTGAAATACCTTGTGGTCGGGAATGGGTTTTTCTACAATCAGACCATGATAGTGTGCACATTTCGTAACCGCCGTGGGGAAAAACTGTTGTGGCTCTTTTCCAAATGCAAGCAAGGCACTGTTGCAGACTTTCTTCCCTTGGAGCAGATGAAGATGCGACAACACTTTCTCAATAGCAGTTCCCTGCCTTAATGGAAATCCCCTTTTCGCTCTGGCGATGCCGATGAAATTGTCAACCTTTGCCACATTCAAATTTATGATTTTGGCCGTGGGATGCACTGATTCATCGAAAGACGTCAATTGAACAAGACCTTTATCTTTTAACAAAGTGACACAGGCATAATTCACCTCCTGAATCAATTCTTCGATTTTCCAGAATCGCTTATACGAAAGTGTGTCTTGAATTTTACTTATAAGCTCACTCTCTTTGGGATGGCGGAAGATTCCTGTATCTCCTTTAATAAACGCTAGGCAGTCCAGATGAAGTGCTCTTGCCTGTGTATATTCCTGCTCAGTAGGGGAAATGCCATTTTTGTCCTCGAAGCCGTAATCTTGTCCTAAGAGAATCAGATATACCTGCGATTGTTTGACTTCATCAATATAAACTTTATTCGGAGCTTGACTGCTTGCCGGAAGCTTTTCAAATATTACAGGTTCAAAAAAACTATTTAAGAGGGCATCCGTTTTAAAATGCTCAAAAAGTTGCTTGCGTTCTTTGGCAAATTCCTTCTGCACGCTGCTTATAAATACTTTTAACTTCTGCATAGACAACTTTTAATATCCGTGTTCCGGATGATAAAGATACATTTAATTATTTTCGATTCTCCAACTGCCCCCATGTTCTATCCATTTCCTTTTGCTTGAAATCTTCGGCAATTTTCACATAACGGTTGAAATTTTTATCCCGCTTATGGCCGGAAATACCTCGTGCTGCCATGTAATTCATCCCAAGTAATATACTATTGGTAAGAAAGGTCTTTCGGGCTGTGTGTGTTGTTATAAGCTCATACTTGGGAAAAGTAAGCACTTCCGTTTTTCCACCAAAGAAACGGGTAATTGAGATGGGGTCGTTTATCTCTGCTTTTTTGCAGCACTCTTTGATATAATCGTTCAGCTTCTGGCTGGAAATTACCGGGAGTGGCCGGTCACCTCCATCATCGTATTTTTTCAGAATTTCCTCAGAAAACTGGTTCAGTGGAATGATCTCGCTCACTTTAGTTTTACGGATTGTTTTATGGATACTGCCTTCTTTGATATGCTCCCGGCGGAGCTCTTGTATATCAGAAACCCTCAAACCAGTAAAACAGCCAAAGCAATAAAGGTCGCGAGCCTTCTCATGTTTTTTATTGGGAAACTTAAAACGATATAGCGTCATTAATTCTTCAATGGTCAGAAAAATGATATCTTTCTCCCGTTCCGGTGCGGAGAACTTGAAATAATGGTCGCTGACTTTCGCATCCCTGTCTTTCGCCCATGTTAGGAAAGACTTCAGCACATTAATAATCTTTGCAAGGTAATTGTCCTGTATGCGACGTTTGAGAAAAGCATATTTCTTAAGGCTGTCATAAAAGTTCATGTCAATTGCGTTGAGGTCGATATTGTAGTGTGTATCTTCCTCAAATGCTTTCAGGAAATTCTTAACGGTTATATAACCTGTAATTGTTCTGGGTGCCTTCTGAGGCCTGCCGGATTCAATATAATCATCCATCCATTCAAAAAAGCCCTTCCTTATTTTACGGGTATGTTTGTTCACTAAACAATTCTTGAAGTATGCTTCACTCAATGTCAGGTTATTTTCCAATGCTTCCTGAATGGCTTTTTCGACTTTGTTCCGGTATGTCCGAATCATTTCATTGATGAATACGTGATTGTTTTCTGGTTCACGCTGGGTTGGAGGCCTTACTAATTGCTTATTGGCATTCCAGAATTTAGGATGAATCATACATTTTGTAAAAATTATCGTACGCTGCATATCGAAAGTAATTCGCATTACAATCGACTTTTCACCTAATTTATTTTGTTTTCCGGATTTAAGATAGAAGTTAATATTTGCCATTTGTGTTGAGTTTTGAGAGGTCAAAGATAATAAAAAGTGGGTACCCAAATTGGGTACCCAAATTTATGCAAAAATAAGAACAAACATAACAAAACTAAATAAATCTATATTTTATAATGTGTTGATAAACAGCATTATTAATAAACAATAATTAATCCTGATTAAAATATATGAAGTCCCGCTCCGGGTACGATTATCCTTCTGAAAGCCCCTGTTTATGGGGCTTTTGTTTTTTTGGGGTAAGAATAAGGGTAAGAATAAAGAAATGCACCTTTTGCAGCCCATTATTGACAAGGTTTTTATGCGCTGCCCACTTTCCGGAAAATCAACAATTTTGCATACCCAAGTTCCGGTCAATTCTTTCGCTCGCCTTAGATAATAAAGGATATTTCGTGATTTCGCGTTTGAGGGCATGGCAAGTTACTATTTTTTATCATATTGAAATCTATTCGTGCATTTAATCGCATTTTCAATGACATTACTTGATGGGGAGCATGTATTCACCTGAGCATGCATTACACAAATACTAACAACAATAAGTTTCGATTGGCTTCAGCATTTCATTCTAACTTTAGTAAGAATGCTTCTATTGTTAACAAGTTGAAAAAAATAATTTATTTTATGTATGTTTGCGGCACAAGCAGTGAGTTATGGTTTCGACTAAACACGACAAAACAAACCAGTTTCTCCGGGAAATGCAAAAAAATTTGCAATCTGCGGAACTGTTTGTATACCCTGAGCCGCTAATTAAAGCGCTGAATGCTTTGACAGAGTTTATTGAAAAAGAAATATTAATTCAAGAGATAATTTTACTAAAACGCCTTGAGATTTCTGAAGCAGAATCTCTGTCAAACGCTATTTTTGGTAAAATAAATCAGCACATCATAGATGGCCTCACGTTCAATACACAAAGAACAAATATCATAATAAATGAATCAGGATTTCGGGCAAGCATCCCAATATATTTAATAGGAGAACCGCCACCCCAAAAAACTGAAAGGATTACCCCCTCCTGCACGATCGTTTATGTAAATGAACCTATTTCCAATGCTGAATCATTTATGCTTGAATTAAGCAGGTTCATAGATAATGCTCCTTTTTTATTTCTAATTACCAGCAACGGGATCACAGTAGAGAAAAAAGTAAGTCTGGGGTTAAAAAACCTGGGGATCTTCGTATTTATCAAAGATATTGGAGACGTCACAGATGAAAACCGATCAGTATTTGCTCATTTTTTGGATAATGATGCACTGCAAACTAATCTGACAGATTTGTCTGCAATATGCTCTTTGAATAATATCAGTTCCTACCTGGGAATGTATATCGAACAGGATATTGCCGAGATCCAGACAAAAAAAATGTCTCTTCAACAGCAAATAGGGATATCCCAAAAGCAAAATGAGGACCGTAACATTCAGAGCGATATAATTCAGAATGTCAAAAACCAAACCCAACTTGTATTTAATGATTTTGAAAAAGGAGTTAAAAGGCATCTTGATGAAAATTTTCGCACTAAAACAGGGCGGTTGTGGTATGCGACAGAAACTTCATTAGACGAGCTTGCGGCACTGGATTCGGAAAAAAAAGCTAAACGACATGAGTTCGTCATCCCTCCATTATTTGAAAATAATTTCCTGAATAATTTATATCAGCATCTGAACGATCACTGTGCCAAGGATATATCTTCAATGAGCGACATGTATGATTCGTTCAGCTTAAAAATGGAGGAAGACTTAGGCAAATCAAATATTGCAGTTGTACCATATTATTTCAAGCATCTTACTGATGATTCTTACCGGAAAATACTTGATAGCACGGTCCGCATTGATCGCCCGTATAAAAGCGAATTAAGGCGTATGGGGGGATACGAATATTTCATGGCAATTAGAAGGTATCAAATGATATTTTTTATGATGTTCTCTACTTTTGGACTGTCATTTATCCGTGGGATGCTCGAAATAATGATACCACTGACCATCATTTTACTGGTTATAGGTGGATACTTTGTTTTCAAAACGGTAAAAAAAGAAAAGGATGAAATGGCAGTAAAAGAATTAGACAAAGCCAAAGAATCACTTCTGAACGAAACCAAGCGGATGTTTTCGGATGTCCAGCGCGAATGGCCTTCAGTGATAACCGAACATCAGCGAGAACAAATGCAGGCGTATATTGCCCATATCGAAAGGCATGTGAAGGGGGTGCTCTCAAAACGCCTTTCCGATCAGGGCGACAAAAAACAGCTACTCAATAAACAGATACAGGGTATTGACGTTAAAGAAAAAAAACTCGCGGCTGCACAGATAAGTAATAACCAATTGCAGCACCATATTGTGCAATATGAAAAAGAGCTTAGGCAGCAAATCAAAACAATTGCCGATGCGATTACACCAGTGTAAATAATCCCTGTTAATTGTTCAACAAAAATTATGAAAGTAGGAATTGATTTAGGAACAACATTTTCGTTGATCACCCGAATGGGTAGTGGCGGCAGTGTAATTTATATACCGGATATCACCTACAGGCAGAATTTGTTTACGCCATCAATCGTAAATTTCAACAATGAAACGGCACTGGTAGGGCTTTTTGCCGAATCCTATCTTGAGCAAAATCCCGACCATCCTGCGATCCGATTTTTTAAAAGAAATTTCGGTGAACAAAAACCGCTATTTTACGACAGCAAAGGAACACCGTGGTACCCTGACACTATCGGCGCGCTTGTGTTGAAAAAGCTAAAGGCGGATGCTGAAGGATATGCATCAGAAATGCTTGATGGTGCCGTAATTACTATACCTGCTCATTTTTCGGATCCGCAACGCAAATCAGTGCTCAACGCGGCGTTTATGGCAGGAATTCCCGTACTAGGTCTCGTTGAAGAACCTGTAGCGGCCGCCCTGCATTACGGTATCACCGAAAACACGATGGATAAACTGATTCTGGTGTATGACCTTGGGGGCGGAACTTTTGACGTTACGTTACTAAGCATGAATGAAAAAGGTGTTTTTGTACTGGCCAAGGACGGCCTGACTGAGCTCGGCGGTAAAGAATTTGACGAGCGTATCGGCGAGATTATCTTGAAACAATACTGGCATCATTATGGTAAAGAAACAGAACCCGATGCAAAATTTTTACTTAACCTGCGCAAGGTTTCCGAACAAATAAAAATAGAGCTGGGAATGCCTGGGACACGTTTTGTAAAAAAAATGTGCCTGCTCGGGAACAAGCCTTTTGAGGCTTATGTGACCGCTGACGAATTTGAAAAAGCGATTGCACCACATGTTGAAAATACAGTGGAAGTATTGCTCCGCTGCATAAAAAGTGCAAGCATTGGGACAGAAGATATTGATTCGGTAATTATGGTCGGAGGCTCATCCATGGTGCCGTTGATAAAAAATAGGATACATCAGATCTTCCATAAGGACACCCAAAAAGTACTGTTTCATAATCCAATGAAAGCGGTTGCCGCAGGCGCGGCCATGCATGTTTGTCAGCTCGACGGCGATGCTGCAAAATATAATATTCCCCCGGAACTTAAGGGTGTTTGCGGATATAATACAGGCATCCGAAGCATCGACTCTGCGACTGGAAGAGTAAAAATAGATACACTAATCAGCAAAAATACACCCTTACCGGTAACGGTATGCAAAACGTATTATACAACGCATCCCCTGCAGGAAAAAATGCTGCTTGACTTTGTTCAATACATTGACAAAACGACCGCCCCTATAAGCCTTGGCAATATGGTCATCTTACTTAACCGCGGTACAGAGCGGAATTATCCTATTGAAGTTACTATAGAAAATACTATTAACGGGACTGTTAATGTGAAAGCATTTGACCCGCAAACGGGGCAACAATTGAATCAGACCTTCGGGATGCATGGAGCTGAAAGCAATTACCTTTACACGCAAAAAGCGTTAGTCAACAATATTACAATAAATTGTTTAGTATGACCAGAGAAGAAGCGCTCGAATTATTCGACTTATCGAATGAAGCTAGCAACGATGATATTTTGGAAAAATATCGCGAAATGTATTCCGATTTTATGTTAAGGCTTACAAATGCGCCAACACCCAATCTTAAAAAGATCTACAATCAGAACATCCAGAAACTTGAAGACGCTTTTAGGGTACTCTGCCCTGATGCGGAGGTTGACCAAACGCAGTTTTTACCAACCGACAAGCCGTTGATAGGGACTTCACCTTCAAATATAAATATTAATATCTCAAATAAGGTTGAAAGCAAAAAAGATGATAAAAAACCGCAGAATAAACCCCTAAAGAGCAAGGGGCTGCCTGTGATGTTTTTATTAGGATCTGTCATATTTTTTGCCGTTGGATTGTCATTTTTTATCATGTTTATGAAGCGCGATAAAGTAATGAAAGGACAGGAAACAATCATCTCAAAACTTCGCGCTGATTCCACGCAGTTGCATTCTTCATTTGCTCCATTTATGAAGAATGGCAAATTAAAGATCGCTAACAAATCGGAATATCAGTTTACGATTACACGCATGTCAGTGCTATTTTTGGATGAAAATAAACAATTAAAGCATCTTGCCTTTTTCTGGAAATATCCATTGGACCCGGGCAAGACAACTCCGGTGCTTGAGTATTATGGAAAAGACGTACGAGGAAATAGCATAAGCTGGGATGGCAGTGTGCTTTTTTATGCTTTTTATATAACAACACCCGGCGGCGGGTATGGCTACATTGACGGTATCTGGACCACTGAACAAAAAGATGGGGATATCATTTTGAAACAGGAATAAATTAATATGCCAAAGTTGGACGCAGCGAGATTGCAAAATTGTAATCTGTGCATTACTAATTATCTCAAATAGCGTATTGACCTTAGCTAAACATCGTAATGATTTTGATTCTGATTATTAATGAGAAAAATATATGTGATGAAAATAATCAAATTTTTAATGTTCATCTCACTCCTTTTTATCGGAGAATTAAGTTTTGGCCAGCAACGAATAGGAGTATTAGTAGGGCCAACAATAACACATATCAGTTCAGATTTTGCAAAATATAATGTCAGGGTAGGGTTTTCAGCCGGACTTTCTTATACCATTTTTATGGGGCATTTTTTTTCAATTTCAACAAACATTTGCTATGAACGCAAAGGGTTCGGGTATCAAATTATGGACTCCGTGGGGCGGGGAGTAAGAGAAATAAACAAATTAGATTATTTAGTTATCCCCGCATTAATTAGATTTGGGCATAATATATTTGTCACATTCGGACCCTACATGGGGCTTTTATTGAATCATAGCAAGGAGTATAAAGACCCTAATATTTCAGGAACTCAAAATTCCAATAA
Coding sequences within:
- a CDS encoding efflux RND transporter permease subunit; this encodes MKDGKGFSDYKVPVMVIMLLIIAGGIFVYQQIQTSLFPEITFPKIKIIADCGLQPADKMMITVTKPLENAIKQVPNLKTVRSITSRGSCEISAFFNWNSDINLCQQLMESRIAEIKNDLPDGTQLTVEQMNPSILLIMGFKLESNSKDSIALNLIANNIIKPYISQVNGVSAVRILGGKNKEYYVTLDQNKMSSFSITPQMVQEAIGRANFISSNGFVSDYHRMYLALTDAVFDNKEDIENCVLRSDGKRVIKVKDIASVGVGVRPEYVKINADGKESLLIGIVKQPNANLLTVSEDLEKKVTELKTILPKGVVIQPYYVQADFVKGAMRSVTDSLWIGLLLALFVVFLYLRSVKAGLTILFTIPVTLGLTLIVLYACGYTINIMTLGAIAASIGLIIDDAIVLVEQFHRTHELHPAEKSSWLVSTSIKQLFPSMLGSSISTIVIFIPFFLMSGVAGAYFKVLTTTMIITLVCSFFVTWIGLRYFYVFLHRDKTRITESIPAVIRPKKWISYFSRNPVWSIIFIVLLLASSALLFTKLEKGFLPEMDEGSIVLDYVSPPGTSLEETDRMLKEVEKIIAKIPEVESYSRRTGTQMGFFITEPNTGDYLIQLKTQRSRTTEEVTSELRQRIEATQPALRVDFGQVIGDMLGDLMASVQPVEIKIFGDDHEKLKEIAGQVSAVVEATPGTADVFDGITVVGPAINVQPDQSKLALYQISPADFQSQVKLQLEGLECGSIPEKEQLTAIRLLYPGTFKLPISKLSGQNIFLPTGKLLPMSSVADIHIDEGDVEIERENLQTMVAVTGRLENRDLGGVMKDIQTNVKHKVNTPKGYHIDYGGAYAEQQQSFKELLMILFLASSLVFLLILILFKDLKASLLILFISVIGAGGSVLALFLTGTPLNVGSYTGLIMIVGIVGENAIFTFRQFTQCRLDMDIRTAINTAVSLRLRPNLMTAFGAIIALMPLALGIGTGSQLHQPLATAVIGGFLVAIPLLTVVLPSLMMLFYWEKDIV
- a CDS encoding DUF4062 domain-containing protein, which encodes MQKLKVFISSVQKEFAKERKQLFEHFKTDALLNSFFEPVIFEKLPASSQAPNKVYIDEVKQSQVYLILLGQDYGFEDKNGISPTEQEYTQARALHLDCLAFIKGDTGIFRHPKESELISKIQDTLSYKRFWKIEELIQEVNYACVTLLKDKGLVQLTSFDESVHPTAKIINLNVAKVDNFIGIARAKRGFPLRQGTAIEKVLSHLHLLQGKKVCNSALLAFGKEPQQFFPTAVTKCAHYHGLIVEKPIPDHKVFQGDVFEQVDQAVDFILSKISVSVGIRDISTQAPIQYEIPKAVIAEAIVNAVAHRDYTSNGSVQVMLFANRLEISNPGRLAPELSISQLKADHSSYPTNPRLAEPMYQAGYIERFGTGTGEIYRLTKEAGLKEPVFDLSEGFKVIIWRPAEQATDHVTDYVTDHVTDHVDELVIRLIMVLSKNKSRTELMELLDLRHSGNFRDNYLYPAIEAGYVEMTLPETPKSIKQKYRLTQKGIELKKGLDNKK
- a CDS encoding tyrosine-type recombinase/integrase, with the translated sequence MANINFYLKSGKQNKLGEKSIVMRITFDMQRTIIFTKCMIHPKFWNANKQLVRPPTQREPENNHVFINEMIRTYRNKVEKAIQEALENNLTLSEAYFKNCLVNKHTRKIRKGFFEWMDDYIESGRPQKAPRTITGYITVKNFLKAFEEDTHYNIDLNAIDMNFYDSLKKYAFLKRRIQDNYLAKIINVLKSFLTWAKDRDAKVSDHYFKFSAPEREKDIIFLTIEELMTLYRFKFPNKKHEKARDLYCFGCFTGLRVSDIQELRREHIKEGSIHKTIRKTKVSEIIPLNQFSEEILKKYDDGGDRPLPVISSQKLNDYIKECCKKAEINDPISITRFFGGKTEVLTFPKYELITTHTARKTFLTNSILLGMNYMAARGISGHKRDKNFNRYVKIAEDFKQKEMDRTWGQLENRK
- a CDS encoding Hsp70 family protein, with the protein product MKVGIDLGTTFSLITRMGSGGSVIYIPDITYRQNLFTPSIVNFNNETALVGLFAESYLEQNPDHPAIRFFKRNFGEQKPLFYDSKGTPWYPDTIGALVLKKLKADAEGYASEMLDGAVITIPAHFSDPQRKSVLNAAFMAGIPVLGLVEEPVAAALHYGITENTMDKLILVYDLGGGTFDVTLLSMNEKGVFVLAKDGLTELGGKEFDERIGEIILKQYWHHYGKETEPDAKFLLNLRKVSEQIKIELGMPGTRFVKKMCLLGNKPFEAYVTADEFEKAIAPHVENTVEVLLRCIKSASIGTEDIDSVIMVGGSSMVPLIKNRIHQIFHKDTQKVLFHNPMKAVAAGAAMHVCQLDGDAAKYNIPPELKGVCGYNTGIRSIDSATGRVKIDTLISKNTPLPVTVCKTYYTTHPLQEKMLLDFVQYIDKTTAPISLGNMVILLNRGTERNYPIEVTIENTINGTVNVKAFDPQTGQQLNQTFGMHGAESNYLYTQKALVNNITINCLV
- a CDS encoding porin family protein; protein product: MKIIKFLMFISLLFIGELSFGQQRIGVLVGPTITHISSDFAKYNVRVGFSAGLSYTIFMGHFFSISTNICYERKGFGYQIMDSVGRGVREINKLDYLVIPALIRFGHNIFVTFGPYMGLLLNHSKEYKDPNISGTQNSNKVFKTIDAGLTVGLGVQLLRGFSIEARNNIGLSDISKLQEINKTYSGNLLFGITFNVNPGSGKKILKNMYNIDAPPI